GTGCGAGGCGTCGGTGAAGCGGGCGCGCACCACGGGCCGGCCGTCCACGTCGACCGACCACGACGTGCGCTCGCGCACCGTCCCCCGCTCGCTGGTGCGACGGAAGTCGGCGAGCTCCTTGGGGATGGCCCACAGGCCGCGTCCGCCGGCGACCGAGGCGGGGGAGTCGACCCAGATGTCGGTGATCGACACCGCCTTGACCGGGTCCTTGACGACCCGCGCGACCAGCAGCTCGGAGTAGGTGAGCGGGCTGGGCTCCTCGTAGGAGACCAGCGCGACGCCGTACACACCCCGGGGACGGCGCTCGTCGACGTCGTGGCCGACGCGGAACAGGGAGAGCCACAGCTGGCCGTCCATGGTCCACGGGGCGGGCGGGTAGGTCGGCGTGCCGGCGTCGGGGGTCGGGTCCAGCGAGGTCATGCCCAGCACCCTAGAACGAGAGGACCCGTGACGAGAACAGGTTCTCGTCACGGGTCCAGGCGTCGTCAAGGCCGTGCTTGTCAGTCCTCGGGGTCGTCCAGCCGCGCCAGCCAGGTCGCGAGCCGCTCCACGGCCGACTCGTGCTCGGGGTGGACGTCGGTGAACGCCTGGAGCTGCTCGGCCAGCCAGCCCAGGGTCACCTCCTCATCACCCCGGCGGGAGACGAGCTCCTCGATGCCGCGGTCGGTGAAGTACATCGACTTTCCCCGTCAGGCGAAGGCCTGGTCGAGCAGGTCCTTCTGCTCGGCCTGGTGCCGCTTGACGGTGCCGACCGACGGGGACGAGGACTCCGCCCGCGTGACCGGGACGACGGTGGCGTCGACCTCGGACCAGGCGTTGAGCGCGTAGTGCGGCCAGGGGCCGTTGTTGCGCGGCTCGTCCTGCACCCACCGGACCTCCTTGAGGTGGGGGTAGCGGGCGATCTCGGCCTTGATGTCGTCCAGCGGCCGCGGGTACAGCTGCTCGATCCGGGCGATGGCGAACCGCTCGGGGTTCTCGCGCTTGGCCCGGTCGACCATCAGGTCCCACGTCACCCGGCCGCTGCACAGCAGCAGGGTGTCGACCTTCTGCGGGTCCGCCTCGCCGTCGCCGATGAAGGGACGGAAGGAGCCGGAGGTGAACTCCTCGGGGGTCGAGGCCGCCTCCTTGCGCTTGAGCATCGACTTCGGGGTGAACACGATCAGCGGGCGGTGCTCCTCACCCAGCGAGTGGTGACGCAGCAGGTGGAAGTAGGAGGCCGGCGTGGAGGGCTGGGCGACCACGAAGGCCTCGTCGGCGGCCATCTGCAGGAACCGCTCGATGCGGGCCGAGGAGTGGTCGGGCCCCTGGCCCTCGTAGCCGTGCGGCAGCAGCAGCACGACGCCGGAGTCCTGGCGCCACTTGGTCTTGCCGCTGGTGATGAACTCGTCGATCACGGTCTGGGCGCCGTTGACGAAGTCGCCGAACTGCGCCTCCCAGAGCACCAGCGCCTCGGGGCGGGCCACGGAGTAGCCGTACTCGAAGCCGAGGGCGGCGTACTCGGAGAGCAGCGAGTCGTAGATGTAGAACTTCGCCTGGTCCTCGGTCAGCGAGGACAGCGGGGTCCACTCGTCGGCGTTCTTGCGGTCGATGATCGTGGCGAAGCGCGAGACGAAGG
This genomic window from Nocardioides marinus contains:
- a CDS encoding acetoacetate decarboxylase family protein; amino-acid sequence: MTSLDPTPDAGTPTYPPAPWTMDGQLWLSLFRVGHDVDERRPRGVYGVALVSYEEPSPLTYSELLVARVVKDPVKAVSITDIWVDSPASVAGGRGLWAIPKELADFRRTSERGTVRERTSWSVDVDGRPVVRARFTDASHVVPRVRFKGATWQPPIDDHRDPVTATLTGSAKAAPCRSAWEVAPDGPLGWLAGARRLASFRQTGFRMTFG
- a CDS encoding DUF6104 family protein, giving the protein MYFTDRGIEELVSRRGDEEVTLGWLAEQLQAFTDVHPEHESAVERLATWLARLDDPED